In a genomic window of Pseudoalteromonas xiamenensis:
- a CDS encoding WD40 repeat domain-containing protein → MNTLIVFALCSFLVVGCGQEKIGLNNQAAISVGEPVLDAQFSGDAESILFLTHEQQVKIWSFSAKQVDVILPEDKLPKPARQVEYSKDGSIALVIGENDVAIFRVKPLEYIGKLRMQGISPLARITASALSENKLKFVAGMEDGAINMAQLDTGINNQFQPHRQQVSHIQLTNNGDVVYSGSLDGQIARWQFGEPKAIYSNMYQHRITSLAVNKSADRVFVSDGLHEQQILDAESGDVIVKLDYISRFKPFREAYFDESGKLLMTTSSKSQITFWDLKSGREIGVWSCQTMKDGATVLAVTQPDKTHMVTVNTDGLIETWNLTPLLDSVDKE, encoded by the coding sequence ATGAATACGCTAATTGTTTTTGCTCTTTGCTCATTTTTAGTCGTTGGATGTGGGCAAGAAAAAATAGGGTTAAACAATCAAGCTGCGATCTCTGTGGGTGAACCCGTTTTAGATGCTCAATTTTCAGGTGATGCTGAGTCAATACTTTTCTTAACCCATGAACAGCAGGTCAAAATTTGGTCTTTTAGTGCAAAGCAAGTCGACGTTATTCTGCCCGAGGACAAATTACCCAAGCCAGCACGGCAGGTTGAATACTCAAAAGACGGCAGCATAGCCCTCGTGATCGGTGAAAATGACGTTGCGATTTTTAGAGTAAAACCACTTGAATACATCGGTAAGCTTAGAATGCAGGGGATTTCGCCACTGGCGCGAATAACGGCATCAGCGTTGTCTGAAAACAAACTCAAATTTGTTGCGGGGATGGAGGATGGTGCGATTAATATGGCTCAGCTAGACACCGGGATTAATAATCAATTTCAGCCACATCGTCAGCAAGTATCACATATTCAATTAACAAATAATGGCGACGTTGTATATAGTGGTTCTCTGGACGGACAAATTGCAAGGTGGCAATTTGGCGAACCGAAAGCGATTTATTCTAACATGTACCAACATCGTATTACGTCGCTGGCAGTAAACAAAAGTGCAGATCGCGTGTTTGTGTCAGATGGTTTACACGAACAGCAAATTCTGGATGCTGAATCAGGCGATGTTATTGTAAAACTTGATTATATTTCTCGTTTTAAGCCTTTTCGAGAAGCGTATTTTGACGAATCGGGCAAGTTATTAATGACGACCTCTAGTAAGTCACAAATTACGTTTTGGGATTTGAAGTCAGGTAGAGAAATTGGTGTATGGTCTTGCCAAACAATGAAGGATGGCGCAACAGTATTGGCTGTAACACAACCAGATAAAACACATATGGTAACCGTGAATACAGATGGCCTCATTGAAACGTGGAATTTGACGCCTTTGCTGGATAGTGTGGATAAGGAATAG
- a CDS encoding NfeD family protein, translated as MSWFTENLWESIAIIGIVALCIEILVFGFATFILLFLGLSCLISALSMYLGLINESWEVALTFNAVVTVVLALLLWKPLERMQNKQDLTAVTSDFANIEFQLVEDVEPNSDNVTFSYSGISWKVKSTQPLLKGQFVRVTKKDVGIFWVTPVEKMQELDQ; from the coding sequence ATGAGCTGGTTTACTGAGAATCTATGGGAAAGCATCGCCATAATAGGTATTGTCGCTTTGTGCATCGAAATTCTAGTATTTGGGTTTGCTACTTTTATATTGTTGTTTTTGGGGCTGTCCTGTCTCATCAGTGCATTGTCCATGTACTTGGGATTAATCAATGAAAGTTGGGAAGTAGCGCTTACGTTTAATGCAGTTGTAACCGTGGTTTTGGCACTGTTGTTATGGAAACCGCTTGAACGAATGCAGAACAAGCAAGACTTAACGGCTGTGACGAGTGACTTTGCAAATATTGAGTTTCAACTTGTTGAAGATGTGGAACCTAATTCCGACAATGTAACGTTTTCTTATTCAGGTATTTCTTGGAAAGTAAAAAGTACACAGCCGCTTTTGAAAGGGCAGTTTGTACGCGTAACTAAAAAGGATGTGGGTATATTTTGGGTTACACCAGTCGAAAAAATGCAAGAACTGGATCAGTAA
- a CDS encoding class I SAM-dependent methyltransferase: protein MSQDYYNIHAYDLANQYQAVDFEYLHAHWLHLLKPYLRKAQARFLDVGAGAGRDAVYFALNGNDPYVVAVEPATTLKRMGEAYSGSLPILWLEDSLPRMFFTEQLGIQFDVILLSSVLNHLPIWALRPSLYRVTQLLLQGGIIVISLRESQDVQDNEQRGVTNIAIEQLLHAARCEGLSCIYQKEAQADFFGRDAIKWHVFVFQVQ, encoded by the coding sequence ATGTCGCAAGATTATTACAATATTCATGCTTATGACTTAGCAAATCAATATCAAGCTGTTGATTTTGAATATCTACATGCTCATTGGTTGCATTTGTTGAAACCGTATTTGAGAAAAGCGCAAGCGCGTTTTCTAGACGTTGGTGCGGGAGCGGGTCGAGACGCGGTGTATTTTGCATTAAACGGCAATGACCCATACGTGGTTGCGGTCGAGCCTGCGACGACGTTAAAAAGGATGGGAGAGGCTTATTCCGGGTCGTTACCCATTCTTTGGCTAGAAGACAGCTTACCTCGAATGTTTTTTACTGAGCAGCTAGGGATCCAGTTCGATGTTATTTTATTAAGCTCTGTTTTAAATCATCTGCCAATTTGGGCGCTCAGACCTTCACTTTATCGCGTTACACAACTGTTGCTTCAAGGTGGCATTATCGTGATTAGCTTGCGAGAGTCTCAAGATGTTCAGGACAACGAGCAACGTGGCGTGACCAATATTGCAATTGAACAATTGTTGCATGCCGCAAGGTGTGAGGGTTTATCGTGTATTTACCAAAAAGAAGCGCAGGCGGACTTTTTTGGTCGGGACGCGATTAAATGGCATGTGTTTGTATTTCAAGTTCAATAA
- the nudB gene encoding dihydroneopterin triphosphate diphosphatase produces MLRQPFSVLVVIYKRDGDFLLIQRADDPEFWQSVTGGIEQGEKPIDTAIRELKEETGIDAHKLNLSVVQHSHTNSYEIRPQWRYRYEPGNYINTEYVFSVEVPEHVTLVLNPSEHTAYTWLPQRLAAQKAWSPSNKKEIIELEIQTHAI; encoded by the coding sequence GTGCTTCGTCAACCTTTCTCCGTACTTGTTGTAATTTATAAACGTGATGGTGATTTTCTACTAATTCAACGAGCAGATGACCCTGAGTTTTGGCAATCTGTCACTGGAGGCATAGAGCAGGGTGAGAAACCGATTGATACTGCAATACGAGAGTTGAAAGAAGAAACGGGTATTGATGCGCACAAGTTAAATCTTTCTGTCGTTCAACATAGTCATACCAATAGCTATGAAATCCGTCCTCAATGGCGCTATCGTTATGAGCCTGGTAACTACATTAATACAGAGTATGTGTTTAGTGTAGAGGTGCCAGAACACGTCACACTCGTCTTGAATCCGTCGGAACACACTGCCTATACTTGGTTACCCCAAAGACTCGCTGCGCAAAAAGCGTGGTCACCCAGTAACAAGAAAGAAATTATTGAACTTGAAATACAAACACATGCCATTTAA
- a CDS encoding alanine racemase, whose amino-acid sequence MQLDSLSTPCLLVDKMRFMNNISRLKSRLSELGVAARPHLKTLKSVEAVKFLLPSYDSPCTVSTLKEAKEFVAAGYRNITYAVGITADKLPTVLELQHQGAHINILIDNAVQAEAILAFCETNHCTLHVLIEIDCDGMRAGIKPTDEQLGKIALKLASRGCFAGVLTHSGGAYLCQSESEIKQFAIQERIAITQAASRIRSMGLPCNTVSVGSTPTAHHGEDWEGVTEVRAGVYVFFDLVMANLGVCELKDIALSVVTRVIGHNAEKNWLIIDAGWMALSKDPGDGKSGYGLVEKANGDIVASAMVNSVNQEHGIIHLPSTELLSSYPIGSILRILPNHACATAAMHESYHVVDQRGEMTNWSRFNGW is encoded by the coding sequence ATGCAGCTAGATTCACTTTCTACACCTTGTCTTCTCGTCGACAAAATGAGATTTATGAATAATATTTCTCGTCTTAAATCTCGATTGAGCGAATTGGGCGTTGCTGCTCGCCCGCATTTAAAGACCCTAAAGTCTGTTGAAGCCGTTAAGTTTTTGTTGCCTTCATACGATAGCCCCTGCACCGTGTCGACGCTCAAAGAAGCGAAAGAATTCGTTGCTGCTGGTTATAGAAACATCACCTACGCAGTGGGTATCACCGCAGATAAACTACCTACTGTTCTTGAACTCCAACATCAAGGTGCTCACATCAACATTCTCATCGACAATGCGGTTCAAGCCGAGGCTATTTTAGCGTTTTGCGAAACGAACCATTGCACGTTACATGTTTTGATTGAGATTGACTGTGATGGTATGCGAGCAGGCATCAAACCAACGGATGAACAACTAGGGAAAATAGCCCTAAAACTTGCCAGTCGAGGTTGCTTTGCTGGCGTTCTCACGCATAGCGGCGGTGCGTACTTATGCCAATCAGAAAGCGAGATCAAACAATTTGCCATACAAGAACGCATTGCTATAACTCAAGCTGCATCACGGATCCGGTCAATGGGGTTACCTTGTAATACAGTCAGCGTAGGTTCAACGCCAACAGCACACCATGGTGAGGACTGGGAAGGTGTTACAGAAGTTCGAGCCGGCGTATACGTTTTCTTTGACTTGGTGATGGCAAACCTTGGAGTATGTGAATTAAAAGACATCGCGCTGTCCGTCGTTACTCGAGTAATTGGCCACAATGCCGAAAAGAATTGGTTGATTATTGATGCTGGCTGGATGGCATTATCAAAAGATCCTGGGGATGGTAAAAGTGGTTACGGTCTAGTCGAAAAGGCAAATGGAGACATCGTCGCGAGTGCAATGGTGAACAGCGTAAATCAAGAACATGGAATCATCCATTTACCGTCAACTGAGTTGCTTTCATCTTATCCCATAGGCTCTATATTACGAATTTTACCAAATCATGCCTGCGCGACCGCTGCAATGCATGAAAGCTACCACGTTGTCGATCAGCGTGGTGAAATGACAAATTGGTCGAGATTTAATGGTTGGTAA
- a CDS encoding SPFH domain-containing protein has protein sequence MDPVSQLLQFVFTINFFVLLFVIIVLKSSIKFVPQNRAWVVERFGKFQSTKEAGLNFIVPFIDRVAADRSLKEQAIDVPSQSAITKDNISLIVDGVLYFRVLDPYKATYGVDDHIFAVTQLAQTTMRSELGKMELDKTFEERDLLNTNIVAAINQASDPWGIQVLRYEIKDIVPPNSVMEAMEAQMKAERVKRAQILESEGDRQAAINVAEGKKQAQVLAAEADKAEQILKAEGEARAILAVAEAQAQALRQVGDAANTVEGQKAIQLDLATKAIAAKEAIAKQSSVILLPDGATDASSLVAQSMSIINTLNKTQKG, from the coding sequence ATGGACCCAGTCAGTCAACTTTTACAGTTTGTATTTACCATTAATTTCTTTGTATTGCTGTTTGTGATTATTGTTTTGAAAAGCAGTATTAAATTTGTGCCACAGAACCGAGCGTGGGTAGTTGAGCGGTTTGGCAAATTCCAGTCTACAAAAGAGGCTGGTTTGAATTTTATTGTGCCATTTATCGATCGAGTTGCCGCAGACAGAAGCCTTAAAGAGCAAGCAATAGATGTCCCTTCACAGTCTGCGATTACGAAAGACAATATTTCACTTATCGTCGATGGCGTGCTGTATTTCCGCGTCCTTGACCCATATAAGGCCACGTATGGTGTAGATGACCATATTTTTGCGGTAACACAGCTTGCGCAAACAACCATGCGTAGTGAGCTGGGCAAAATGGAATTAGACAAAACGTTTGAAGAACGTGATTTACTCAATACGAATATCGTTGCGGCGATTAACCAAGCTTCCGACCCTTGGGGTATTCAAGTTTTGCGTTATGAGATTAAAGACATTGTGCCACCAAATTCAGTAATGGAAGCCATGGAAGCCCAAATGAAAGCAGAGCGTGTAAAACGAGCTCAAATTTTGGAATCCGAGGGCGACAGACAAGCAGCAATTAACGTTGCTGAAGGTAAAAAACAAGCACAAGTTCTTGCAGCAGAAGCGGATAAAGCCGAACAGATCCTAAAAGCAGAGGGTGAAGCAAGAGCAATTTTAGCGGTTGCAGAGGCACAAGCACAGGCACTGCGCCAAGTGGGTGACGCAGCAAACACAGTAGAAGGTCAAAAAGCAATTCAGCTTGACCTTGCAACAAAAGCGATAGCAGCAAAAGAAGCGATTGCAAAACAATCTTCGGTCATTCTATTACCGGATGGCGCGACGGACGCGAGTAGTTTAGTTGCTCAAAGTATGTCTATTATCAATACATTAAATAAAACGCAAAAAGGCTAA
- a CDS encoding DUF4336 domain-containing protein, producing MKSIDEHIWIVDGSTVQFFTMPFTTRMTIVKLSNGDLWIHSPIELTPQLKQQVENLGSVRYLIAPNHLHHLFMKQWQDAYPEALSFGTEEVLKKRGDLSFTGSLEKLAETPWAKEIDSHLFTGSPAMEECVFFHKSSQTLIVTDLIENFSPKAFGSFKRFMASLVGVLAPHGKMPLDWRLTFTFHKKEAKKHIEHIIAWHPMTIVMAHGVIITENAVDFLMESFDWLEPSISKAEQLN from the coding sequence ATGAAAAGTATTGACGAACATATCTGGATTGTCGATGGTAGTACCGTGCAATTTTTTACCATGCCTTTCACTACCCGAATGACCATTGTAAAACTCAGCAATGGCGATTTATGGATCCATAGTCCGATTGAATTGACCCCTCAATTAAAACAGCAAGTCGAAAACTTAGGCTCTGTCCGTTATTTAATTGCACCAAATCATCTGCATCACCTATTTATGAAGCAGTGGCAAGACGCTTATCCTGAAGCATTATCTTTTGGTACTGAAGAAGTGTTAAAGAAACGCGGTGATTTGTCCTTTACCGGTTCACTGGAGAAACTAGCAGAAACACCCTGGGCAAAAGAAATTGATTCTCATCTGTTCACTGGCTCTCCCGCAATGGAAGAGTGCGTGTTTTTCCACAAGTCCAGCCAAACTCTCATTGTGACTGATTTGATTGAAAACTTTTCACCAAAAGCATTCGGTTCATTTAAACGCTTTATGGCATCTCTTGTTGGGGTATTGGCGCCTCACGGTAAAATGCCTTTAGACTGGCGACTTACATTCACCTTTCATAAGAAGGAAGCTAAAAAGCACATTGAGCACATTATCGCATGGCACCCTATGACAATCGTGATGGCACATGGTGTCATTATTACTGAAAATGCCGTTGACTTCTTAATGGAATCATTTGATTGGCTTGAGCCATCGATATCGAAAGCGGAACAATTGAACTGA